A stretch of Fluviicola sp. DNA encodes these proteins:
- a CDS encoding phospholipase D-like domain-containing protein, whose protein sequence is MSKTINNVTGDIYIGEGSGKMILDDMLKAKRSIRVMSPYLSAKLVDILLERFRFGVHIELVTSNEVEDHAHADKNSYRIIQQHKHVDKELKSRKEFLYVSGIVLMLVFGFLAVANLSDLFAESVNVSDVVAFTLFTGIAFIGQWMRNYAKGIRFWHYSYSSLFPIKIFGSYFTRKKPGRSRDFNLHSKLYIIDDCIAYLGSVNFTRSGCLFNHETRIRITDPEAIRQLKQEFSELLWNEEYSHTSVEEWGREVYERTE, encoded by the coding sequence ATGAGCAAAACAATCAACAATGTAACCGGAGATATCTACATCGGGGAAGGATCCGGGAAAATGATTCTCGACGATATGCTGAAAGCCAAACGATCCATCCGGGTAATGTCGCCGTATTTGTCTGCAAAGCTGGTGGATATTCTCCTGGAACGTTTCAGATTCGGCGTACACATCGAACTGGTGACTTCCAACGAAGTGGAAGATCACGCCCATGCGGACAAGAACAGCTACCGTATCATTCAACAGCACAAGCACGTGGACAAAGAATTGAAAAGCCGCAAGGAATTCCTGTACGTGTCGGGAATTGTTTTGATGCTCGTGTTCGGATTCCTGGCGGTTGCCAACCTTTCGGACCTGTTTGCCGAGTCGGTCAATGTTTCCGATGTCGTCGCATTTACGCTGTTTACAGGAATTGCGTTTATCGGTCAATGGATGCGCAACTACGCTAAAGGAATCCGTTTCTGGCATTACTCTTACAGTTCGCTTTTTCCCATCAAGATCTTCGGTTCGTATTTCACCCGCAAAAAGCCAGGCCGCTCCAGGGATTTTAACCTGCACAGTAAACTCTACATCATCGACGATTGCATTGCCTACCTGGGCTCTGTCAATTTCACCCGTTCGGGCTGTTTGTTCAACCACGAAACCCGTATCCGCATCACCGACCCGGAAGCCATTCGCCAACTAAAACAGGAATTCAGCGAATTGCTGTGGAACGAAGAGTATAGCCATACAAGCGTGGAGGAGTGGGGAAGAGAGGTTTATGAGAGAACGGAATGA